One stretch of Xanthomonas sp. DAR 35659 DNA includes these proteins:
- a CDS encoding winged helix-turn-helix domain-containing protein encodes MSSPSSANPPLPDRMQVGDCLVLLSLREVHAPRARRPQRLTPKAMGVLRVLLAQPGQVVERETLLAQVWPDTLPTNDVVTQAVTQLRKAFAAGAKGDAPVYIETLAKTGYRLVAPVQAVPDVAADIAQPAAAAVAEPTAVAAQATLEPPADTVLAPVAAPPPAPSQAPPRRAQVALAAVAGAGLMLLAMLLWWLPRAGLEAAQGEQERVVGSPEPPYRLITTMPGFELEPALSPDGTQVAFAAGIAGRSGTQLLVQATGRAAGSAPSRPLLAPGPDESDRLPAWSPDGQRIAFARLGPEGRCQVMIAAADGHGAARTAVRCDGTELLSFAWTPDGRGLLFGSMTGRQASRGIRVLDLASGRWRALAYPIAEGDFDYMPRYSPDGRWIAFVRNPQMGGLWRMPAAGGRAEPLTREFAEIRGWDWSEDGRGIVFGRRIDSETRLYRLDTASLRLRDLDVGDAQSPTVSRDGGRLAFVHRRPQFALYRIAAGDGRGKRDSQRLFASTGRDGQPVIAPDGRQLAFTSDRSGSYALWWGDVTQPQSLRQIEGLRPENRQSPAWSADSQSLLVNGRDPQGRSVLYEVRPQSGSVVPLPVPSGEPLQAVYTADPGQLLVLLGENGHTRLHLYDRRSQPWRRLATLDDVSQLRMDPLSGQVLFTRLARSGLWRADATLDPASVAVVDTAVPSLWRYRTWAVGATGDVRYLFPTGECASRLARIGGGLGDSVCLDRDRLSSVNGFSIDPRSGDVYASLAVEDGSDIGFMRMPKNAGWFSVITSKWLLRKGN; translated from the coding sequence ATGTCCTCGCCTTCTTCCGCCAACCCGCCGCTTCCGGATCGGATGCAGGTCGGCGATTGCCTGGTGCTGCTGTCGCTGCGCGAAGTGCATGCGCCGCGCGCGCGCCGGCCGCAGCGGCTCACGCCCAAGGCGATGGGCGTGCTGCGCGTGCTGCTGGCGCAGCCCGGGCAGGTGGTGGAGCGCGAGACGCTGCTGGCCCAGGTGTGGCCGGATACGTTGCCGACCAACGATGTGGTGACCCAGGCCGTCACCCAGTTGCGCAAGGCCTTCGCCGCCGGCGCCAAGGGCGATGCGCCGGTCTATATCGAGACCCTGGCCAAGACCGGCTATCGGCTGGTGGCGCCCGTGCAGGCGGTGCCGGACGTGGCCGCGGACATCGCGCAGCCGGCCGCTGCGGCGGTCGCCGAACCGACGGCCGTCGCGGCGCAGGCCACGCTCGAGCCGCCGGCCGACACCGTGCTGGCGCCTGTCGCCGCGCCGCCGCCAGCCCCCTCGCAGGCGCCCCCGCGGCGGGCGCAGGTGGCGCTGGCCGCCGTCGCCGGCGCGGGCCTGATGCTGCTGGCGATGCTGCTGTGGTGGCTGCCGCGCGCCGGCCTGGAAGCGGCGCAGGGCGAGCAGGAGCGGGTGGTCGGCAGTCCCGAGCCGCCGTATCGGCTGATCACCACGATGCCGGGCTTCGAACTGGAGCCGGCGCTGTCGCCGGACGGCACGCAGGTGGCGTTCGCCGCCGGCATCGCCGGCCGCAGCGGCACGCAACTGTTGGTGCAGGCGACCGGCCGCGCGGCCGGCAGTGCGCCGTCGCGGCCGCTGCTGGCGCCGGGCCCGGACGAGTCCGACCGCTTGCCGGCCTGGTCGCCCGACGGCCAGCGCATCGCCTTCGCCCGGCTCGGTCCCGAGGGCCGTTGCCAGGTGATGATCGCCGCCGCCGACGGCCACGGCGCCGCGCGCACCGCGGTGCGCTGCGACGGCACCGAACTGCTCAGTTTCGCCTGGACGCCGGACGGGCGCGGGCTGCTGTTCGGCAGCATGACCGGGCGCCAGGCCAGCCGCGGCATCCGCGTGCTCGACCTGGCCAGCGGCCGCTGGCGTGCGCTGGCGTATCCGATCGCCGAAGGCGATTTCGACTATATGCCGCGCTATTCCCCGGACGGGCGGTGGATCGCGTTCGTGCGCAATCCGCAGATGGGCGGGCTGTGGCGGATGCCGGCCGCCGGCGGGCGCGCCGAGCCGCTGACCCGCGAGTTCGCCGAGATCCGCGGCTGGGACTGGAGCGAGGACGGCCGCGGCATCGTGTTCGGGCGCCGCATCGACAGCGAGACCCGCCTGTACCGGCTGGATACCGCCTCGCTGCGGCTGCGCGACCTGGACGTGGGCGACGCGCAGTCGCCGACCGTGTCGCGCGATGGCGGACGCCTGGCCTTCGTGCACCGGCGCCCGCAGTTCGCGCTCTACCGCATCGCCGCCGGCGACGGCCGCGGCAAGCGCGACAGCCAGCGCCTGTTCGCCTCCACCGGGCGCGACGGGCAGCCGGTGATCGCGCCCGACGGCCGCCAACTGGCCTTCACCTCCGACCGCTCCGGCAGCTATGCGCTGTGGTGGGGCGACGTGACCCAGCCGCAATCGCTGCGCCAGATCGAAGGGCTGCGCCCGGAGAACCGCCAGTCGCCGGCCTGGTCGGCCGATAGCCAGTCGCTGCTGGTCAACGGGCGCGATCCGCAGGGGCGCTCGGTGCTCTACGAAGTGCGTCCGCAGTCCGGCAGCGTGGTGCCGCTGCCGGTGCCCTCCGGCGAGCCGCTGCAGGCGGTGTACACCGCCGATCCGGGGCAGTTGCTGGTGTTGCTCGGCGAGAACGGGCACACCCGGCTGCACCTGTACGACCGGCGCAGCCAGCCGTGGCGGCGCCTGGCCACGCTGGACGACGTCTCGCAGCTGCGCATGGATCCGCTCAGCGGCCAGGTGCTGTTCACCCGCCTGGCGCGCAGCGGCCTGTGGCGCGCCGACGCCACCCTGGATCCGGCCAGCGTGGCGGTGGTGGATACGGCGGTGCCGTCGCTGTGGCGGTACCGGACCTGGGCGGTCGGCGCGACCGGCGACGTGCGCTATCTGTTCCCGACCGGCGAATGCGCCAGCCGGCTGGCGCGCATCGGCGGCGGGCTCGGCGACAGCGTGTGCCTGGACCGCGACCGGCTCAGCTCGGTCAACGGCTTCAGCATCGACCCGCGCAGTGGCGACGTGTACGCGTCGCTGGCGGTGGAGGACGGCAGCGACATCGGCTTCATGCGCATGCCCAAGAACGCCGGCTGGTTCTCGGTGATCACTTCCAAGTGGTTGCTGCGCAAGGGAAATTGA
- a CDS encoding ion channel, producing the protein MLRYAIALRRHPSALLLGVQLLGLLLYPLMEDTAAGRALFGAFGIVVLGLALWVVNRSPAVLWIAWCLALPSVVLSIAAALLGSAALAIAAQSLESLLYFYTAASLIAYMLQDHEVTRDELYAAGATFTLLAWAFAFAFSVCQQWLPGSFTAAVDASSPRTWMELLYLSFSVLSGVGLSDVVPVQPLARSLVMLEQFAGVMYIALVVSRLIGLSVTRKPKA; encoded by the coding sequence ATGCTCCGCTACGCGATCGCCCTGCGCCGCCACCCATCCGCGTTGCTGCTGGGCGTGCAGTTGCTGGGGCTGTTGCTGTATCCGCTGATGGAGGACACCGCGGCCGGGCGCGCGCTGTTCGGCGCGTTCGGCATCGTGGTGCTGGGCCTGGCGCTGTGGGTGGTCAACCGCAGCCCGGCGGTGCTGTGGATCGCCTGGTGCCTGGCGCTGCCGTCGGTGGTGCTGTCGATCGCCGCGGCCCTGCTCGGCAGCGCGGCGCTGGCCATCGCCGCGCAGTCGCTGGAGAGCCTGCTGTACTTCTATACCGCGGCCAGCCTGATCGCCTACATGCTGCAGGACCACGAGGTCACCCGCGACGAACTGTACGCGGCCGGCGCGACCTTCACCTTGCTGGCGTGGGCCTTCGCCTTCGCCTTCTCGGTGTGCCAGCAGTGGTTGCCCGGCAGCTTCACCGCCGCGGTGGACGCGTCGTCGCCGCGCACCTGGATGGAACTGCTGTACCTGAGTTTCAGCGTGCTGTCCGGCGTGGGCCTGAGCGACGTGGTGCCGGTGCAGCCGCTGGCGCGTTCGCTGGTGATGCTCGAACAGTTCGCCGGGGTGATGTACATCGCGCTGGTGGTGTCGCGGCTGATCGGGCTCAGCGTCACACGAAAACCGAAAGCCTGA
- a CDS encoding helix-turn-helix transcriptional regulator produces MRHVFLADRGQQLILDNDDAPVGSACLGAARLGSLQAAQAAFTVWIQVRGSAWIDAKEGRFELRRGQWLAFERDSRPLVQADRDGLCIGLNLDADALKALGRMADATLYAGRGALSIGEARIALRLWRQAAARPGEVLAMRPVLLHLASIQGELSHRVQRCPGRSRVRKRQVFGRMQRAHLYLDGHRDRVVRISELAELTNFSSWYLSKTFQSLYEESPQALSARLRLERAADLLRETTMMIGEVAAASGFDNCCSFARAFRARFGVSASQYRQAATVPPESAKSANGRGKAVTLTGT; encoded by the coding sequence ATGCGGCATGTGTTCCTGGCCGATCGTGGGCAACAACTGATTCTGGACAACGACGACGCGCCGGTCGGATCGGCCTGCCTGGGCGCGGCGCGCCTGGGCAGCCTGCAGGCCGCCCAGGCGGCGTTCACGGTGTGGATCCAGGTGCGCGGCAGCGCCTGGATCGACGCCAAGGAAGGCCGCTTCGAACTGCGCCGCGGGCAGTGGCTGGCGTTCGAGCGCGATTCGCGGCCGCTGGTGCAGGCCGACCGCGACGGCTTGTGCATCGGCCTGAACCTGGACGCCGACGCCTTGAAGGCATTGGGGCGGATGGCCGATGCGACCCTGTACGCCGGCCGCGGCGCGCTTTCGATCGGCGAGGCGCGCATCGCGCTGCGCCTGTGGCGGCAGGCCGCGGCGCGGCCGGGCGAGGTGCTGGCGATGCGCCCGGTGCTGCTGCACCTGGCCTCGATCCAGGGCGAACTGTCGCACCGCGTGCAGCGCTGCCCGGGCCGCTCGCGGGTACGCAAGCGCCAAGTGTTCGGGCGCATGCAGCGCGCGCACCTGTACCTGGACGGCCACCGCGACCGCGTGGTGCGCATCAGCGAACTGGCCGAACTGACCAACTTCTCCAGTTGGTACCTGTCCAAGACCTTCCAGAGCCTGTACGAGGAAAGCCCGCAGGCGCTGTCGGCGCGGCTGCGCCTGGAACGCGCCGCGGACCTGCTGCGCGAGACCACGATGATGATCGGCGAAGTCGCTGCCGCCAGCGGTTTCGACAACTGCTGCAGCTTCGCCCGCGCGTTCCGTGCGCGCTTCGGCGTCTCCGCTTCGCAATATCGGCAAGCGGCAACGGTGCCGCCAGAATCGGCAAAGTCTGCGAACGGCAGGGGCAAAGCAGTCACGCTCACCGGAACGTAA